The genomic window ctcatccaccgacactaacgttatgttttacacaaggacagcaagATAGTTCAGCTGATAGCGAATTGTTACTAACAAGCTCAAATGACAGCGGTCTGTATATAGGCTatcttagtttgacacttatcttaaaatactttcaaacttagctgctggctgagacaaacagccccaactctcCCTACCAGCAGCACTATGTTACCAGTAAACAAGCTGGTGAAGCCAAATACAGAACACACGCCGAATCATCTTCGTCATAAcgctaatttgaataaattttccGGAGATTTGAGGTGCGGTGGAAATACAAACCACACAGGTTACCAGTTcttggaaatgttggtggaaaaggggctatttCTGTTGAGTtcatcaaatgtatttttttgtgctttgagcgccacaagctgagtgccatctagttcgaTGAAGTTTAATCCCCAaaactctgcaactcacaccaaaacaatccagactgataaatagcaatACAGGTATtagcaaaaatatatatttttgatttgggggtgaactttccctttaaaaatACGTTGGACTTGTTATGAACAGCTTTAATGATTTGACTTCATTAATGCAACCAGTCCCCATCATAACTCAGAGGGTTAGAGTGTTAAAAGTATCCACAAGTAATACAAAAAAGTCCTTTTTAATAAGGGAAACTTTGGTTGAGTTTCAGGTAATCTGCTGAAACATCCAGGAAGTCCTTTAGGTCCTCCTGCTTGGGTCAAGTCAAACATAGACAATTTGTACATATCAAACATACTGGTCACTCATTCACTCTCACTGGCAGGGTTGAGGGGAGAGAAAATAAACCATTTGCAAAATTTTAACCACCTGTGTCTCCATGcagcttactgggacacttatTGAGTCATCTATTCACTCCACtcagctctgctctgcctgCTACTGTCTACTTTAAAATACACACTCATAGGTTTTACAGGTGTCTAATAAACAGACATTGTCATCATCATGATTATATCTGATCATAAACACTGGGCACTTTTAAATTAAGCACATGGATTTGAGtcatgtattattttttttttatccacaacacaaacaaaaaatctaTGTACATTCATCATGTTGTGCCTTGAATTAGTAGTATTAGTATCATCTTTGGCACTATACACTAAATATCTAAGTGATACTGTAAATGGTTAGCTAATCTGGAACTGTGACTTGTGGAAGAAGTTTGTAGCTTACAACATTTTGTCTACAGTCCAGCAGTGGAACTACAGATACATGGCGTTTTACCTTGGCTCATCAGGGACCATTCCTCTCATATGTGAGGCTCTTTCCCTCAGTTTCTTTATTAACTGTGTCTTTATGTTTCTCAGGCTGTTGGAAAACCCTTTGTCCGTTAATAAAGGTCAATCGTTTATGCACAGACACACGGGTAAGCTGCAGTTTTCTGTGAGACAGTCTTCTGCAGCGAAGCAGCTCTCCATAGGCCCTGCGGAAATCCCTGTTGAAGGCTGGATACAGGATGGGGTTAAGAGCTGAGTTAAAATAGCCCAGCCACAGCACCACAGAGTTAAGTGTATTAGGCGGGTTTGTCTTTTCCCTTATGCCCATGCAGGTGAAGAAGGTGAAGTAGGGGAACCAGCAGATGACAAAGGCCCCCAGCACAGCTGCCAGGGTCACTGTAGCTTTGTGCTCTCGGGCTATGGCTGCAGTTGATGCTGTGCGTGCAAATGATGGAGTGGCAGCTCGAATACGCCGCACCTGAAAAGGTCAGTTAAGAAAAGGttagagagacagaaaatgaggtGAGCTCACTCACTGATCTGATGATAGGATTTAATTCAGCACCCGGTGAATATGACTCTGTGACCTTTTATATCCAACCTCAGCATGTTttccaaaatgaaataaacactgACCTGTTCTCGTGCCACTCTGAATATGCAAAGATACATTCCACACATAAGCAGCAGAGGCAGGTAAAATGAGCCAAACGTGTAAATGAGAACATAGTTGTTATTCCATTCAAACTGGCAGTAGCGTCCCTCCTTGTCCTCATCCCCCATGTCCCAGTCCAAGTGTTGCACTAAGTAGTCCGCTGTATTCCAGCCCAGGTGGATGGGCACAAAGGACACAGCTAGTGACAAGGCCCAGATGGCGATCATGGCCAGGGTCACCCTTAGAGGAGTAACTCTCTGGGAGTAGCTAAGGGGAGCTGAAATAGCTAGGTATCGGTCCACACTGATGGCCAGCAGGGTCAGGATGGAAGATGTACACAGCATGACATCCAGTGAGATGTAGATGTTACATAGGGCTCCTCCGAGGGGCCAATTCCCGCTGCGCAGCTCCACAGTGGCGGAGAAGGGCAGCACCAGCAGGCCTAGCAGGAGATCTGTCACTGCCAGGGACACCACAAAGCAGTTAGCAATGCGCCATAGTCGGCGACTGAGCCCCACAGCCAAACACACCAGCACGTTCCCACCAATGGTCAGAATGATGAAAGACACCAGGACCAGCCAGCGGAGAGCTGTGGAGATCATGGTGACCTCCTCCTCAGGCACAGGGCCACTGAGACAGTGCTGCTGTTGGTATCTCAGTAGAAAATGTTTACATAAGCTCATCCACTGCCAGTTCACTCTTCCATCAGGCAATTCTTCACATGGCTCTTTTAAAAAAGGTAACCAGTTCAAAAGAGGTCACAGAGTGTAAAGCACTTCCCAGACATCTCTTTTCTCACAGTGCCAGTGCTGTAAACTCTTCTCTAGTGGAGAACAAGAACAGTGGTTAGTAGCTGAAAATTCATGTTATCATTtaaatgactttttatcatTTGTGTATAAGTAAAGCATGGTAATCCTTCTGACATTTAAGGAGTCTGAGTGCAGCTGCCAGTTAAAGgtcaaatgaccacaaatagTTACTAAGCAAATGACCTACCGAAAAAGAATGAGCAAGACTTTAGGACATAGTTTTCTTATTGGCTTCTACAAGGGAGTGTATAAAAATCCTGATTttgcaataataatataaataatataattatagTCTCCCTACTGTGTGTTATCCAATCTATGAAGAAGCAATGTTGGCCAAAATATCTCTGAGATATTATCTCCTAACATAGGAGGTCTAAGAAAATACCTCTTAAGTAGGAGAAAAACTTTTGGTTTGTGTAAGTTTACTTAAGTTTATTATGTCACACATCATACATAAGAGATGATATCTCCTATGTAGAACATAATTTCTCCTAGGTAGGAGATAAACTTAGGCTTATCTGAATTTATCTTAATTAATTTTCTATGTGGGAGATACTATCTCATACCTCCTACATAGGAGATAAACTTGTTTTGCCAGTGTTGCCTGCAATTTTGATTTTCACTTATCCTCTCTGGGCTTCCAAAAATACactaaaatacacattaaaaaaactgaaataaatcagCTTGTTAAATAATACAGTAAATCAAATCAGAAAACAGGCTATATCCTGTAAGTGACGTAAGCCTTATTAATAACTCtttgtaaatgaatgaatgcatgcTGACAAATGTTACTGCAGTGTTCTTGGATAGTGGATAGTAACTGTAACAGATGTACAGCCTGATTGcatatgttttgtatttatttctcaAAGTTGGATGCTAGAATCTATATTTATCTCCAGAATAAGGATAAATTAGACACATTTATGCAGGGTTGGCTCGTAAGTGGTGTCATTTGTAGTTCAGCTCTCCCTTTAGTCTTTACTCTTCCTACTGCTCTTTCGGGAACTCCATCCCAATTTGACCAAGTTCCAAATAATACAGGTGAATATATGCTGTATATAcacctccatccatccaaaCTGTAAAGGAAACTatgaaaacagacacaaacatgtacAGGCTATCACATACAATACGTTCCACTTACATACTGTCTTTTTAACTGCATAAAGTTGCAATACACCCACAAATTAAATGGGTTAACATCCTCAGTACAACAGCATTCTTGTGGATATTATTAATCTACCTCATGGAATGGCAGGGCATTATAGCTCTTGCACAATCTATAGAAGAATAAATGTTGTGTTCTAACATGATATCTGCACCGCTTAGTTGGCCTAGAGATACATGTGACACAAGTAATGGACCTGGATGatcagcagcacagagagacacaaaaagaatgtgcctttttataAACATATGTTGACACTGGGAAGCTGTCCCCTAGAGATGGGAAAATTTACTAGAGAGCCAGAGCATTTGTTAAAGCTTGGGCTGCACTCTATTGTGCATCACTGTCAGGCTAATTCAAGACAAGATCttaaaaacaaccataaaacaTTCTGCCACAGTCTAGGGAGTAAAGTAAACAAATCTGAGCTctccagtgaaaaaaaaaggtagattGCTGTGTATCCAACCACATACGTTTGTTTGAAAAAGGAATTTGAGACATTTCATTGGCTCCTTTCAGGATGTTAGAGACAGGAATATTTATTCACTGATGAGTTTgcattctcaaaaaaaaaaaagaagctattTTCTCTTTTCAGAAGGAAAAAACAGCTGAATACTGAACTCACAGTATGTTTGAATGAGTAAAATAAGATCCATCTGGATCACCAGGATGGCATTTACCTCTGAGGTGTTCTTTCAAAGCCCCAGCTGTCACGCCTTGCGGGGAAGCTTagctgttttctttgtttcattttttttttcaatcatcAGACTGCATCCTAAAATCACTAGTCATGCATCCTCAATGGGTAAATTTATTAATAAACAAGTAAAACACATTGGCAGTAACAGCTAATATCATTCGGTTAAATCGATTCTATGTGTGTTTCATATTtcatgggtta from Epinephelus lanceolatus isolate andai-2023 chromosome 11, ASM4190304v1, whole genome shotgun sequence includes these protein-coding regions:
- the hrh2b gene encoding histamine receptor H2b, yielding MSLCKHFLLRYQQQHCLSGPVPEEEVTMISTALRWLVLVSFIILTIGGNVLVCLAVGLSRRLWRIANCFVVSLAVTDLLLGLLVLPFSATVELRSGNWPLGGALCNIYISLDVMLCTSSILTLLAISVDRYLAISAPLSYSQRVTPLRVTLAMIAIWALSLAVSFVPIHLGWNTADYLVQHLDWDMGDEDKEGRYCQFEWNNNYVLIYTFGSFYLPLLLMCGMYLCIFRVAREQVRRIRAATPSFARTASTAAIAREHKATVTLAAVLGAFVICWFPYFTFFTCMGIREKTNPPNTLNSVVLWLGYFNSALNPILYPAFNRDFRRAYGELLRCRRLSHRKLQLTRVSVHKRLTFINGQRVFQQPEKHKDTVNKETEGKSLTYERNGP